The nucleotide window GCTATACCACAACTGTTAATTTATGTATTTTTAACGGAAAAAATTCCGAGAACTGGTGGAGATTACGTTTGGATTTCGAGAAGCCTAAATGGCGGTTTAGGATCCATAATGGCTTTAGCATTGATGATAGAGTCTACAGCTTACTTCGCACTTGTAGCGTTTTTTACGTCTTCTGCTATAAACACTGCCCTAACAGTAATAGGCGAATATCAACACTCTCCCATCCTCTTAAACATAGCAAACAACGTGATAGTTGATCCATATGTAGTAACACCCACCTTACAACAAAGCTTAATAATTTATGGAATTTCAGCGTTGGTTTTCGTAGTAATAATTCTACTTAACATATTTAGGGCTAAGTGGGGGTATAGAGTAGTGTCAGTTTTGGGAATATTTTCGATAGCGACGTTAATCTTAGCAATGATAGTTCTAGCACTAAATTCAAGTGACTTTTACTCAAAACTCTCGACATTAATAACCGCTAATAACCTTAATATTACTATTCCATCGTCAAGAGGATCGTTTTTGCCTTCTTCGCTATCTTGGTCTGCTACATTATTCCTCCTACCATTCTTCGCATTATATACATATCCTTGGATGCAAGCTGGACCTGCAGTTGCTGCTGAGTTTAGGGGAAGGAAGACCGTAAAGTGGAACTTACCGATAGCGCTAATAATCACTGGAATACTGGTAACATTAGCGTTTCTTGAGATGGATTTAATTGGAGGTTATAATTTCAATTTAGAGGCTTATCCAACCTTCTTATACAACTTCTGGACTGCAGCAATAGCTGTAGCCTCAAATCCCATATTGCAATGGATAATCGCATTAGGGCTAATAGTATGGAACATATACATACTTGCTTACGGTGTTATAGTATTTGCCAGATACGTTTTTGCATTATCCTTCGATAGAGTTTTACCGACTAAGTTCAGTGAGGTTAATAAACATGGCTCACCAGTATACGCTCACGTATTCGATCTCTCACTAACTTTACTATTACTTTTAGTTCCAGCATTCTCCATAGGTGCAGCAATATCCCTCTATGGTGCGACGATACTTGGAAGCTTATATTTTCTCGTGGTAAGTATAGCTGGTATTGCATTTGGAACTAAGGATAGAAATTATGTATTATCTATAGCTGGTATAATTTCAGCTGCTTATTTCGCATATCTGACCTATGTGGCCGCAACAAATCCAGATTTCGGATTCATGACTTCTAGCGGACCTAACTTAATTACGACTATATTTGTGGTAGGGACATTCATTGCTGGTGCATTGGCATACATCATATCAAAGATTGTTCATAAAAGGAAAGGTATTGATATAGATTTAGCATTTAAGGAAATACCGCCTGAATAATTTTTTGATAAAAATTACTTATA belongs to Saccharolobus solfataricus and includes:
- a CDS encoding APC family permease codes for the protein MSNKNRIFVRETSGLIKNVSLWDAVALNIGNMSAGVALFESISPYVQQGGVLWLASLIGFIFAIPQLLIYVFLTEKIPRTGGDYVWISRSLNGGLGSIMALALMIESTAYFALVAFFTSSAINTALTVIGEYQHSPILLNIANNVIVDPYVVTPTLQQSLIIYGISALVFVVIILLNIFRAKWGYRVVSVLGIFSIATLILAMIVLALNSSDFYSKLSTLITANNLNITIPSSRGSFLPSSLSWSATLFLLPFFALYTYPWMQAGPAVAAEFRGRKTVKWNLPIALIITGILVTLAFLEMDLIGGYNFNLEAYPTFLYNFWTAAIAVASNPILQWIIALGLIVWNIYILAYGVIVFARYVFALSFDRVLPTKFSEVNKHGSPVYAHVFDLSLTLLLLLVPAFSIGAAISLYGATILGSLYFLVVSIAGIAFGTKDRNYVLSIAGIISAAYFAYLTYVAATNPDFGFMTSSGPNLITTIFVVGTFIAGALAYIISKIVHKRKGIDIDLAFKEIPPE